From Acidimicrobiales bacterium, a single genomic window includes:
- a CDS encoding adenylosuccinate synthase, with amino-acid sequence MPATVVVGAQWGDEGKGKLTDLLAKEMSVVVRYQGGHNAGHRIVVDGESFALQLVPSGVLYPFITPVIGNGVVVDPKVLFSEVDTLEQRGVDCSRLMVSGNAHLVMPYHQELDRLTERYHGKYSLGTTRRGIGPAYADKSARVGLRVQDLLDPKIFREKLDVVLKEKNAVLAKVYNRLPISADSVCEHYLGEYAPRLEPMIGDTVTLVHDALAAGQHVLLEGAQATFLDLDHGTYPYVTSSNPVAGGACTGSGIGPRDVDRVIGIAKAYVTRVGAGPFPTELHDELGDLLVERGHEYGTNTGRRRRTGWFDAVMLRQAVRLNSLTEVALTKLDVLDVCEAVKVCVAYEADGVRYDYPPYHQSTLHKSTPVYAELPGWKADLSAATHVADLPGPAQDYVGFLAEQIGVPVKLVGVGPGREQVVDFAPSS; translated from the coding sequence GTGCCCGCGACGGTTGTCGTCGGAGCCCAATGGGGCGACGAAGGGAAGGGCAAGCTCACCGACCTCCTGGCCAAGGAGATGTCGGTGGTGGTGCGCTACCAGGGCGGCCACAACGCCGGGCACCGCATCGTGGTGGACGGGGAGTCCTTCGCCCTGCAACTGGTGCCGAGCGGCGTCCTGTACCCGTTCATCACCCCGGTCATCGGCAACGGGGTGGTGGTGGACCCCAAGGTCCTCTTCTCCGAGGTCGACACCCTCGAGCAGCGCGGGGTCGACTGCTCCCGCCTGATGGTCAGCGGCAACGCCCACCTGGTGATGCCGTACCACCAGGAGCTCGACCGGCTGACCGAGCGCTACCACGGCAAGTACAGCCTGGGCACCACCCGCCGGGGCATCGGGCCGGCCTACGCCGACAAGTCGGCCCGGGTGGGTCTGCGGGTCCAGGACCTCCTCGACCCCAAGATCTTCCGCGAGAAGCTCGACGTGGTCCTCAAGGAGAAGAACGCCGTCCTGGCCAAGGTGTACAACCGGCTGCCGATCAGCGCCGACTCGGTCTGCGAGCACTACCTCGGGGAGTACGCCCCCCGCCTCGAGCCGATGATCGGTGACACGGTCACGCTGGTCCACGACGCCCTGGCCGCCGGCCAGCACGTCCTGCTCGAGGGGGCCCAGGCCACCTTCCTCGACCTCGACCACGGGACCTATCCCTACGTGACGTCGTCCAACCCGGTGGCGGGGGGCGCGTGCACCGGCTCGGGCATCGGGCCGCGTGACGTGGACCGGGTCATCGGCATCGCCAAGGCCTACGTGACGCGCGTCGGGGCGGGCCCCTTCCCGACCGAGCTGCACGACGAGCTCGGGGACCTCCTCGTCGAGCGGGGCCACGAGTACGGCACCAACACCGGAAGGCGGCGGCGCACCGGATGGTTCGACGCCGTGATGCTGCGCCAGGCCGTGCGCCTCAACTCGCTGACCGAGGTGGCGCTCACCAAGCTCGACGTGCTCGACGTGTGCGAGGCCGTGAAGGTCTGCGTGGCCTACGAGGCCGACGGCGTGCGCTACGACTACCCGCCCTACCACCAGTCCACCCTGCACAAATCGACGCCGGTCTACGCCGAGCTGCCGGGATGGAAGGCCGACCTCTCCGCCGCCACCCACGTGGCCGACCTCCCGGGACCGGCCCAGGACTACGTGGGCTTCCTGGCCGAGCAGATCGGGGTTCCGGTCAAGCTGGTCGGGGTGGGTCCGGGGCGCGAGCAGGTCGTCGACTTCGCCCCTTCGTCATGA